A segment of the Candidatus Sumerlaea chitinivorans genome:
CTGCGGAAGAGGGTGCAATTCCCTCACGGGCACGCCGCTGTGATCAGGGACGAAATCCGCAGTGAGGCGGGCAACGCATTCTTTCCATCGAGTGCTTGCCTGTCCCACGAAAAGCCACTGGCGCGCAAGCGCTGGGAAGGCGCGGAGAGTAGGATGATCTGTCAGTCAGAAGACGGCGCTGTCGGACTCCTCCAAGAATAGCTTCTTCGCTGAGAGAGAAGTGGAGGAATCAAATGGACAAATGTGGAGCTTTCCCGCCTCTTTCCCCCCGCAGATTCGCCGCAACAACCACGCCAAGGATCCTGGCTGTTGTCCTTGCGCTGCTCTTTGCCATAAATCGTTCTTTTGCCCAAAGCTTTCCGGACCGCGTGACGACGTTCACCGCTGGGCTTAATGCGGGTTTCGGCGCGCCCTACTTCCCTACAAACGTCTTAGGGCCACCAAACGGAAGTCTCAACTCTGAGCAACCCAATGCCTCGGAGAGCGACCTGCTCTCATTAGGCATCGGCGGCTCAATTGTTTTGGAGTTTGTTTCTTCGATTGTCGTGGACGGACCGGGGCCCGATCTAACGGTCTTTGAGAATCCGTTTCAACCAATTGGCTATCCAGGATTTGTTTTCTGCGAGACGGCGACGGTTGCGGTCAGCCAAAACGGAAGCAATTGGGTTACATTCCCCTTTAATTTTCACGATCCGGCCACCACAGCGGGCCTCTACTCACCGTCTTGCTACGAGGGCTTAGCTGGCGTTCACCCCGTGTTCAGTTCGCCCAGCAACGGGATTTCGCCCTTTGATCCCAATGTGAGCGGAGGGGATTCTTTCGATCTTGCGACCGTGGGATTGCCATGGGTGCGTTTCGTCAAAGTCACAGACACTGGCACGACAGGTGTGGCTGAGACGGTTGCTCCGAGCGGTGCGATCGTGAATGATCCGGGCAACGCCAT
Coding sequences within it:
- a CDS encoding Cell surface protein — protein: MEFVSSIVVDGPGPDLTVFENPFQPIGYPGFVFCETATVAVSQNGSNWVTFPFNFHDPATTAGLYSPSCYEGLAGVHPVFSSPSNGISPFDPNVSGGDSFDLATVGLPWVRFVKVTDTGTTGVAETVAPSGAIVNDPGNAMNAAPTAGFDLDAIAALHSLPATAVREDWMLYE